The Chryseobacterium indologenes genomic sequence CTATTTTCAAATACGATTTCGTCTAGGGTAAGATTCTGACCGTATACATTTTCATCTGCCATAGATTAGATATACAATTTTATGGTTAAATTACTTTGTAGCAGCCGGTGCAGCAGCACCACCAATTTTCTTTTCATAAACAGCTTTTTCAAAAGGCTTTATATCGGTAACACCGTATTGTTCGCTTTTGGTAATTGCCATTTCGTCAAGAATATCAACAAAGTTCTTATATACAGCATCGTCAGTTGGCTTAATGATCACGGTAAATTTACTTTGATCTGCAGCTTTAGATTTTGCCTGCTGAATTACTTTTCTAATTCCTTCTCTGTCAAGAGTAGTTTCCATAAGATTCTGGTCATTCAAGGAAGTTGGATCCTGCTGGTGCCAGAACACTCTGTTATCTTTTCCTAATAAGATAGAAATTGAGTTAGAAAGTTTAATTTCTGTTGGAGGAGGTTTCGGCTGATCCTTTTTAGGTTTAGCCGGAAGACCTAAGTCCATAACATTCGGTTTACTGAATGTAGTTGTGAACATAAAGAAGGTAATCAATAGAAAACCCAAGTCCACCATCGGAGTCATATCGACTCTGGTACTCTGCTTCTTGGAACGGACTTTGCCGCCCTTGCCGCCTTTTTCCTGTACTTGTACTTCTGCCATTTCTATCGATATTATTCGTTAGGTTTACCTTCTTGTGATGTAATCAACCAAAATTTAAGAAAATCAATATCTCTTAAACCTTCAAACAAGCTTTTTACTTTAGGGTACTGAGTTGTAACGTCACCTTTAATAGCTAACTTGTAGTCAGGATTAACGCTTAAACTTTCTTTTACCCAGTCGATTAATTGCTTATTTGTACTGTCCATAGGAATACCTGTAGGACTCTTATAATTTTTCTGCTCATCTGCAGGCATATCCAAGTACCCTTTTAGTTGGTTCATTGGAACTCCAATTGCCTGAACTTTCTGGAAAGCAGCTTTTTGGTTGTTGTCAAAAGTAATTCCATACTTTTGTCCCATTTTATCCAAAAGAGCAACTCTTTCTGATGCGTTTTCTACTGGCTGGAAATAGAATTTTCCGTCCGGAGTAGCGTTGATAGTCATTAAACTAGCATCAGGAAGCAATTTTTCCGAAATTGAAGATGGCGGTTTGATCTGCTCCACGTCAGGTTTTTTAAACTGAGTGGTCAAGATAAAGAACGTAAGGAGTAGGAACGCAACGTCACACATTGCAGTCATGTCCGTAATTACTCCATGTCTTTTTGGTTTGACTCTCGCCATTATTATAAAATATTTTTAATTAAACTTCTTTTTAATTGCTAATGCAAATTTCTTGCTAATTCTTAGTTGAATTCAGCGAAAGATTGTTGGATACTCATAGAGATCTCGTCGATCTTGTAAGTTAATCCGTCAATTTTAGAAGTAAAGAAGTTATAAAGGATAATAGCGATTGCTGAAGTACCAATACCTAATGCCGTGTTGATCAAGGCTTCAGAGATACCAGTAGATAGAGCAGCAGCATCCGGAGTACCACCTCCTGAACCTAATGCGAAGAACGCCTTGATCATACCGATTACCGTTCCAAGTAGTGCTACTAACGTTGCAACAGTACCTAAAGTAGAAAGGATCATCATGTTTTTCTCAAGCATTGGCATCTCAAGAGTTGTAGCTTCTTCGATAGCTTTGTTAAGTGCTACCATTTTCTGCTCTTTATTTAATGTGTTATCATGAGAAAGTGCTTTGTAAGTAGTAAGACCTTCTTTCACTACGTTACCTACAGAACCCTGTTGTCTGTCGCACTCTTCGATAGCTTCATCAATTTTGTTTTGGTTTAGTAAGCTTCTTACTTGTACAACGAAGTTGTCTAAGTTTCCTTTTCCTGCAGCTTTACCAAGAACGAAATATCTTTCAAAAGAGAAAACGATTACAGTAATCATGAAAGTAATCAAGATTGGTACGATAACCCCTCCTTTGTAGATAATACCTAAAAACGATTCTGGGTGAATGTCTTTTCCTTCAATACTTGAAAACGCTACAGATCCGCTTCCCAGTTTGTCTGCATCTTTGAAGTTTCCTGGGCTACCAAGAACGAATAAATAAATACATACTCCTATAGCAAATAGAATAGGAATAATAACAGCTGGATTTAAACCTCCTGCTTTTCTAGCAACTACTTGCTCATCATTTTTTGAAACATTCATTTCCATATTTAACTAAATTATATTGTTTTAAAATTTTACAGGGTGTAAATTAAAGGCAAAATTAATTAAAATGCAAGAGTCTTAATTAAACATTTTGCTTTTTTTTAATAAAGAAAATTTAATACGATTTTAATATTATAATTATTCGCAGTTATTTTATTTATTTTTTTCAAATTTAACATTTGGGTTAAAAAATCAAAAAAATTAGACGTCCATTTTTTTTAATTTCCCAATGTTAATTTTTTTTAAATTACGATATTCACAATACGGTGAGGAACTACAATGATTTTTTTAGGGGTTTTTCCTTCCAAAATCTGTTGCATTTTCTCATTTGAAATCACCAAATCTTCTACTTCCTTAGCAGAAAACTGAGCGGAAAGGGAAATTTTGAACTTCATTTTACCATTTACGCTTACCGGATATTCAATTTCATCTTCGATGAGATAATCCTCATTTAATACAGGAAACTTTTCAAATTCGATAGAGGTTTCATGTCCCAGCAGGCTCCAAAGTTCTTCACAGATGTGAGGGGCATATGGAGAGATGATTACGGCAAGAGGTTCCAGAATGCTGCGTTTGTTGCATTTTAATTTCTGAAGTTCATTCACGGCAATCATAAAGGAAGATACGGAAGTATTGAAAGAGAAGTTTTCAATGTCGTACACCACCTTTTTAATTAAGGTATGTAGAACTTTATATTCAGCTTTTGTAGGCTCTTCATCAGAAACTTCGAATACGTCTCCGTTGAAATAAAGGTTCCAGAATTTTTTAAGGAATCCGTACACTCCACTTAATCCCTGAGTATTCCAAGGTTTGGATTGCTCCAATGGTCCCAGGAACATTTCATATAATCTTAATCCGTCTGCTCCGTATTCTTCACAGATATCATCAGGATTCACGACATTATATTTGGATTTGGACATTTTTTCAACTTCACGGTCTGTGATGTATTTTCCGTCTTCCAGGATAAATTCTGCATCTGCATAATCAGGTCTCCATGCTTTGAAAGCTTCGGTATCCAATTCGTCAGAGGTTCCTTTTAATAAGGATACATCAACATGGATTTGTTGGGTCTGATAGTCTTTTGCTAAATTTTTAGATACATATTGATTGGTCCCGTCAATTCTATAAACGAATGCGCTCATTCCGAGAATCATTCCCTGATTGATCAATTTCTGGAAAGGCTCATCATGATTGATCCAGCCTCTGTCTTTTAAGAACATATTCCAGAAACGGGAATATAATAAGTGACCGGTTGCGTGCTCGCTACCTCCGATATACAAATCTACCTGTCCCCAATAATCGGAAAGATTCTTTGCAGAAAATTCACCATCATTATGGGGATCCATATATCTAAGGAAATACCATGAGCTTCCGGCCCATCCTGGCATTGTAGACAATTCCAATGGGAATGTGGTCTGGTCATCAATTAAATCTGTAGCCACTACTTTTTGATTCGCTTCATCCCATGCAAATGTTTTTGCATTTCCTAATGGCGGATCTCCATCTTCTGTTGGCAGATATTTTTCAACTTCCGGAAGTTCCAATGGCAACGCAGAAGTTGGTAATGTATATGGCATCCCATCCTTATAATATATAGGAACAGGTTCTCCCCAATATCTTTGTCTTGAGAAAATCGCATCACGTTGTTTGTAGTTCGTCGTTCCGTGTCCAATACCTTTGGTTTCGATCTCGGAAATTATTTTTGATTTTGCATCGTTATAATTTAATCCGTTTAAGAAATCAGAATTTACACAAACAGAATCTTTAGAATCAAAAGATTTTTCCTGAACATCTTCTTCGGTTTCTACTACTTTTTTAATTTCTAAATTAAATTTCTTCGCAAATCTATGATCACGCTCGTCATGTGCCGGAACAGCCATCACAGCTCCTGTTCCGTATCCCATCAATACATAGTCTGAAATATAGATTGGCATTCTCTCACCACTGAACGGATTGATTGCATAGCTTCCGGTGAACGCTCCGCTCACGTTTTTCACGTCGGACATTCTGTCTCTTTCGGTTTTTTTGGAAGTTTCTTCTATATATGTATCGACTTCTGCCTTTTGGGCATCTGTAGTGATTGTATCTACCAAAGGGTTTTCAGGAGCCAGTACCATAAATGTAGCTCCAAAAATAGTATCAGGTCTTGTAGTAAATACTTCAACGATTTCGTCATGTCCTTCTACGTCGAACTGAACCTGTGCTCCCTGAGATTTTCCGATCCAATACTCTTGAGAATCTTTCAAAGGCTGTGGCCAATCCAGTGTAGCAAGTCCCTGTAATAATCTTTCTGAATAAGCAGATATTCTCATGCTCCACTGCATCATTTTTTTCTGAAATACAGGAAATCCTCCTCTTTCAGATTTCCCGTCTTTTACCTCATCATTGGCTAATACAGTTCCTAATGCAGGGCACCAGTTTACGGTAGTTTCGGCTCTGTAGGCAAGACGGTAATTCAATAAGATATCTTCTTTATCAATTTCGGAAGCACTTTTCCACTCTTCAGCGGTAAAGTTTAATTCGTCATTCTGATTGGCATTCAATCCTTCGGTCCCTTTTTGTTCAAAATGCTGAATCAGGGTATCGATAGGTTCTGCCTTATCCGTATTTTTATTATACCAAGAATGATACAACTGAATAAAAATCCATTGTGTCCACTTGTAATAGGAAGCATCAGAAGTTCTTACTTCCCTGCTCCAGTCAAATGAAAATCCGATTTTTCTCAATTGCTCTTCGTATCTGTTGATGTTTTGCTCTGTAGTGATTGCCGGATGCTGTCCTGTCTGGATGGCATACTGCTCAGCAGGAAGTCCGAAACTGTCATATCCTACAGGGTGGAGCACGTTAAACCCCTGATGTCTTTTATATCTCGCATAAATATCTGATGCAATGTATCCCAGCGGGTGACCTACGTGAAGTCCGGCCCCGGATGGGTACGGGAACATATCGAGTACATAAAATTTAGGTTTATCGGTATTATCGGAGGTTTTATAGGTTTGATTTTCCTCCCAGTATTTCTGCCACTTTTTTTCTATCTGCTGATGATCGTAAAACACTTTATATATATGTTATATGTTAGACTTTAAATATTGGATTTTTTTATCCCGTAAACAAGATTCACAAAAATAATGATTTTAAAAGAAATAGAAATTTAAATTATGATGAATTCCAAATCTCTGGTCATAAAAAAATCTCATCCGGGGATGAGATCTGTTTTTATATCTTGAATTACACTTATTATTTCTGAGGATTTACTCTCGTAAAAGTATATGTCCTTGTTTTAAATACAGTCGGATCCTGAGTCTCTTCTCTTACTGCCAGGTTGAGAGTCGTATCGTTCAGAGTCACCACCTTTGCTGAAACAGGTTCTACAATTCCCTGAAATTTCATGATAACCGTCTTCGCCCCTTTTTCATAGGTGTAGGTAAAGTTTTTGTCCGGCAAAATATTACATGTGCCACCAGCAGTAGTAGGCTCCGTTACATCTATTTTTTTCCCATTGGTTTCAGTGCTGAACCACCATCTGGATAGCTTCTGGCAATCGGTATAAGTAATCTGATCTGAAATCGGTTGTTCTCCCGTCTCTACTGTAGTAACCACTTCTTTTAACGGTTGCCAAAGTCCTACAAGCGGTGCTTCCCTAACATTATCATTATCGTTATTACATCCGGTAGCCACCAATAATGACACCCCTGCAAATAGTAGTAGTAATTTCTTCATAGATTAATTTTTTCAATCGCTAAAATTATAATTTTTTTGATTTATACAACGATTTTTTATCAAAAATTATTTCATCAACCTTTATTTATATATATTTAAAAACAGGAAACCTCAAAAAAGCCTTTATTTAACAAATATTGAACATGCGATAGTCTTCACGTTCTATTAAAAAAGTTATTTTTGTAAGAAAAATAGCAAATGCAGGATATAACGAAAAACAATTTTGACTTTATACGTGTTCTCCTTGCTTTCATTGTCTTCGTTGGGCATTTGGGAGCATTAAGCCAATCCGCTTCACTTAAAATCCTTGAATATAGCCCAGTAGAAGTCGCAGTTTTCTCGTTTTTCATTGTCAGTGGTTTTTTAATTGCAAGAAGCTATGAAAGATCTTCGAGCCTGAAAAGCTATGCGAAGAAGAGGTTCAACAGGATTGTTCCCGCTTATTTGTTGGTGGTTTTCCTTTGTACCATTTTATTAAGTTTGGTAAGCACCCTGTCTTTTTCTGAATATTTCGGCAACGCTCAGGTGTATAAATATGCATTCTGGAATTCTCTTTTTATGAATTTCAAAGCCCCATGGCTTCCCGGAGTATTTGGCAACCAGGCAGTAAACGGGGCACTCTGGACCCTTAAAATAGAAATGTGTTTTTATATTGCTGTTCCGTTCATGTTTTTATTGTTTGGAAAGAATAATAAGTTTAGAAATATCAGTCTCGTCATATTGTATTTTTTGTCATTGGTATTCCTGAATTATTTTGAGATGACGGGCAGACCTGCGATCTCAAGACAGCTTCCCGGCTCACTATGCTATTTCATCGGAGGAATGCTTATCTATTTTAATTTTAACAAATTCATTCAGTATAAAAATACGCTCTTCATCATTGCCATCCTGACAGTATGGATAGACCTTATTTTTAAAATAAAGCTTTTCTCGCCTATCATGATCAGTATTATTGTCCTGTATATTGCTTATTCTTTTAAATTTCTGAATAATTTCGGAAAATACGGAGACTTCACGTATGGAATATATATCTTCCACTTCCCTATTATCAGGGTCTTTCAGACGTTAGGCCTTTTTGAAGATTACAATCCTTATATGATGAGTATTGTTTGTATGCTGGTAGTTATCGGGGTGGGTATTACCTCATGGCATCTGTATGAAAAAAGATTTTTATAATTTTACATCTATTTTATTGCACAAATGAAAGACCTTGTCTCCATTATCACTCCCTGTTACAATTCCGCAGAATTCATTGAGGAAACGATACAATCAGTTCTTAATCAAACCAACCCGAATTGGGAATGGCTGATCACGGATGACCTTTCCAAGGATAATACTGTAGAAATTATCAGAAAGTATAATGACCCCAGAATAAAACTTCAGGTTTTAGAGAAAAACGGTGGTGCCGGCAACGCAAGAAACAACAGCCTTGAAAGAGCTCAGGGAAGGTATATAGCATTTCTTGATTCTGATGATTACTGGTATCCGGAATACCTTGAAACGATGACAGATTATATGCAGGAGCACCATGCTGAGCTCGTCTACTGCAATTATTCCAGATGTGACGAACAGCTACAGCCTATCCTCAAAGATTTCATGGCCGATACTATAGTTACTTTTTCTAATTTATTAAAGACCTGCAGACTGGCTCCGGTTTCTACGATGTACGACACCAAAAGAGTCGGAAAATTCATGTTCCCTGTAAAAAGCAAGCGTGAAGATCATGTGATGTGGCTTAACCTTTTAAAGGTTATCCCCGAAGGAATGCCTATCAACAAGACAATGGCCAAATACAGAATGCGCGAAAACAGTGTTTCCCGGAAAAAGAAAAATATCATTAAAGATCAGTATCTGGTGTATAAGGATTTCATGGGATTTTCTACCGTAAAATCATTATATTATACTGCAAACTGGGCACTAAACGGTTTTCTAAAATATTCAAAAATTTTCAACTGATGGAGTATTCGAAAGAGTTTAAAGCTGCATTGAGTGCCTTTTCCAGCCAGGAGAAAGACAAGCTTATTTTCAGATTGCTGAGAAAAGATAAATTGCTGTCAAAAAAGCTGTATTTCGAGCTAATCGATCCTGAGAACACGGATGATAAAAGAAATGCTATGGAAGAACAGGTGGAGGAAAAAATTCTTTTGGCTTCAAAATACATTGGAAATGCCAAGTACTTCCTGACCATTATCCGGAAAATAAGTGCTGAAATCACCGAACATGTTAAGATTACAACAGACAAATTCGGGGAAGTCTCGTTGAATTTACTGATGGTCAGCAAAATTTTAGATTATAACAACGATCTCAGCAGGCAAAGGTTTGACAACGTGTACAAACTGTATATTTATATGATCAATAAGGTATTCAAATCACTTGTTTTAGTCAAAAAACTGGACGAAGATTATTGGATGGAAATTGATGAATACCTCCGCGATATCCAGACAAAAATTTCAGAAAATCATTATCTGCAGAAACTTTGTATCAATAATAATCTTGACTTTAAATGGTTTGTATGTGATGACATTCCCGACAACATAGATCAGATCATGAAAGACATAAAAAAACAGGGATTCTTAAGATAGAATTTTTTCGATGATCATTGTGGTAGAATCGGGTTTATCGCTGATAAATCTCCTGGCATTTTGAGACATCGTTTTCAATTCTTCCTGATTGTCTTCATTGGTAAGGAATAAAACAAATTCTGAAGCTCCGTATTCGTCTTTAAAAGACTTTCCTCCTTCTGCTGCAATAAGATCGTCAGCTTCAGGATTCTTTTTATAGTGATTACCAAAAATAACGGGAATCCCAAAAGTGGCCGCTTCCAGAATATTGTGTAATCCAGCATCATGAAAGCCTCCGCCCACAACTGCTACATCAGCATACGAATATAGTTTTGACAGTAGCCCGATACTGTCTATAATCAGAACCTGAGAGACAAAATCCAAATGTTGTGACTGGCTGATCTGACTGTACAATACAGCATCAGGGAAAATACTTTTCAAATGTTCTACCCTTTTCAGATCATG encodes the following:
- a CDS encoding biopolymer transporter ExbD, with the protein product MAEVQVQEKGGKGGKVRSKKQSTRVDMTPMVDLGFLLITFFMFTTTFSKPNVMDLGLPAKPKKDQPKPPPTEIKLSNSISILLGKDNRVFWHQQDPTSLNDQNLMETTLDREGIRKVIQQAKSKAADQSKFTVIIKPTDDAVYKNFVDILDEMAITKSEQYGVTDIKPFEKAVYEKKIGGAAAPAATK
- a CDS encoding biopolymer transporter ExbD → MARVKPKRHGVITDMTAMCDVAFLLLTFFILTTQFKKPDVEQIKPPSSISEKLLPDASLMTINATPDGKFYFQPVENASERVALLDKMGQKYGITFDNNQKAAFQKVQAIGVPMNQLKGYLDMPADEQKNYKSPTGIPMDSTNKQLIDWVKESLSVNPDYKLAIKGDVTTQYPKVKSLFEGLRDIDFLKFWLITSQEGKPNE
- a CDS encoding MotA/TolQ/ExbB proton channel family protein, producing the protein MEMNVSKNDEQVVARKAGGLNPAVIIPILFAIGVCIYLFVLGSPGNFKDADKLGSGSVAFSSIEGKDIHPESFLGIIYKGGVIVPILITFMITVIVFSFERYFVLGKAAGKGNLDNFVVQVRSLLNQNKIDEAIEECDRQQGSVGNVVKEGLTTYKALSHDNTLNKEQKMVALNKAIEEATTLEMPMLEKNMMILSTLGTVATLVALLGTVIGMIKAFFALGSGGGTPDAAALSTGISEALINTALGIGTSAIAIILYNFFTSKIDGLTYKIDEISMSIQQSFAEFN
- a CDS encoding leucine--tRNA ligase, with the protein product MFYDHQQIEKKWQKYWEENQTYKTSDNTDKPKFYVLDMFPYPSGAGLHVGHPLGYIASDIYARYKRHQGFNVLHPVGYDSFGLPAEQYAIQTGQHPAITTEQNINRYEEQLRKIGFSFDWSREVRTSDASYYKWTQWIFIQLYHSWYNKNTDKAEPIDTLIQHFEQKGTEGLNANQNDELNFTAEEWKSASEIDKEDILLNYRLAYRAETTVNWCPALGTVLANDEVKDGKSERGGFPVFQKKMMQWSMRISAYSERLLQGLATLDWPQPLKDSQEYWIGKSQGAQVQFDVEGHDEIVEVFTTRPDTIFGATFMVLAPENPLVDTITTDAQKAEVDTYIEETSKKTERDRMSDVKNVSGAFTGSYAINPFSGERMPIYISDYVLMGYGTGAVMAVPAHDERDHRFAKKFNLEIKKVVETEEDVQEKSFDSKDSVCVNSDFLNGLNYNDAKSKIISEIETKGIGHGTTNYKQRDAIFSRQRYWGEPVPIYYKDGMPYTLPTSALPLELPEVEKYLPTEDGDPPLGNAKTFAWDEANQKVVATDLIDDQTTFPLELSTMPGWAGSSWYFLRYMDPHNDGEFSAKNLSDYWGQVDLYIGGSEHATGHLLYSRFWNMFLKDRGWINHDEPFQKLINQGMILGMSAFVYRIDGTNQYVSKNLAKDYQTQQIHVDVSLLKGTSDELDTEAFKAWRPDYADAEFILEDGKYITDREVEKMSKSKYNVVNPDDICEEYGADGLRLYEMFLGPLEQSKPWNTQGLSGVYGFLKKFWNLYFNGDVFEVSDEEPTKAEYKVLHTLIKKVVYDIENFSFNTSVSSFMIAVNELQKLKCNKRSILEPLAVIISPYAPHICEELWSLLGHETSIEFEKFPVLNEDYLIEDEIEYPVSVNGKMKFKISLSAQFSAKEVEDLVISNEKMQQILEGKTPKKIIVVPHRIVNIVI
- a CDS encoding lipocalin family protein, with the protein product MKKLLLLFAGVSLLVATGCNNDNDNVREAPLVGLWQPLKEVVTTVETGEQPISDQITYTDCQKLSRWWFSTETNGKKIDVTEPTTAGGTCNILPDKNFTYTYEKGAKTVIMKFQGIVEPVSAKVVTLNDTTLNLAVREETQDPTVFKTRTYTFTRVNPQK
- a CDS encoding acyltransferase, coding for MQDITKNNFDFIRVLLAFIVFVGHLGALSQSASLKILEYSPVEVAVFSFFIVSGFLIARSYERSSSLKSYAKKRFNRIVPAYLLVVFLCTILLSLVSTLSFSEYFGNAQVYKYAFWNSLFMNFKAPWLPGVFGNQAVNGALWTLKIEMCFYIAVPFMFLLFGKNNKFRNISLVILYFLSLVFLNYFEMTGRPAISRQLPGSLCYFIGGMLIYFNFNKFIQYKNTLFIIAILTVWIDLIFKIKLFSPIMISIIVLYIAYSFKFLNNFGKYGDFTYGIYIFHFPIIRVFQTLGLFEDYNPYMMSIVCMLVVIGVGITSWHLYEKRFL
- a CDS encoding glycosyltransferase: MKDLVSIITPCYNSAEFIEETIQSVLNQTNPNWEWLITDDLSKDNTVEIIRKYNDPRIKLQVLEKNGGAGNARNNSLERAQGRYIAFLDSDDYWYPEYLETMTDYMQEHHAELVYCNYSRCDEQLQPILKDFMADTIVTFSNLLKTCRLAPVSTMYDTKRVGKFMFPVKSKREDHVMWLNLLKVIPEGMPINKTMAKYRMRENSVSRKKKNIIKDQYLVYKDFMGFSTVKSLYYTANWALNGFLKYSKIFN
- a CDS encoding deoxyuridine 5'-triphosphate nucleotidohydrolase, encoding MEYSKEFKAALSAFSSQEKDKLIFRLLRKDKLLSKKLYFELIDPENTDDKRNAMEEQVEEKILLASKYIGNAKYFLTIIRKISAEITEHVKITTDKFGEVSLNLLMVSKILDYNNDLSRQRFDNVYKLYIYMINKVFKSLVLVKKLDEDYWMEIDEYLRDIQTKISENHYLQKLCINNNLDFKWFVCDDIPDNIDQIMKDIKKQGFLR